In the genome of Elephas maximus indicus isolate mEleMax1 chromosome 6, mEleMax1 primary haplotype, whole genome shotgun sequence, one region contains:
- the ZSWIM2 gene encoding E3 ubiquitin-protein ligase ZSWIM2 has product MLRRGYKTSERRRHVSDHLSWQQDQALSSSIYLLREIGPTGFLLREEEPENRDFRVFLGNPHSCNCSTFLKGGDLCKHICWILLKKFKLPRSHESAFQLGLTEGEISYLLQGIHRVQTPQPGTNEENTHVEEDGHIKQKEIGSEDICSICQEVLLEKKLPVTFCRFGCGNSIHIKCMKILTNYQDTMMNNSMLKCPLCRKDFAPLKLILEEFKNSSKLVTAAEKERLDKHLGIPCNNCKQFPIEGKCYKCTECIEYHLCQECFGNCCHLSHTFMFRERRNQKWRPLEKRSNEIVKYTGMEEEIPHFQKKKSQVYTPKQIVKSLPFLLITKNSKLLAPGYQCRLCLKAFHLGQHIRLLPCTHKFHRKCIDNWLLHKCNSCPIDRQVIYNPLICKDTATNGQAHQSVSNTDVIHPSKQEEPELFIPGTRLVLKQNRLGILPGIPQGNSEKLNTPQSSTDMCQNIIIDNLHSIELGDSNSRNLIYEYKISQHFPRYLQDLPTGSLGKMSSQTCLPSINHKVICPTTLGSSCISDTGQSQKMIKDSKHIKHRPQKSLGTKIRENSRRSNTLLPEDLNLIVNWGKTKLSLSKRYDNCMGKMEQKRSRLSRRPISHPLSTKSTELSLIMEGVQL; this is encoded by the exons ATGCTTCGCCGAGGCTATAAGACCTCGGAAAGACGAAGACACGTGAGCGACCACCTCAGCTGGCAGCAAGACCAGGCGTTGAGTAGCAGCATCTACCTTCTACGAGAGATTGGCCCCACTGGCTTCCTGCTGAGGGAGGAGGAGCCGGAGAACAGGGATTTCCGA gttttcctAGGAAATCCTCATTCATGTAACTGTTCCACATTTCTGAAAGGAGGGGATCTTTGTAAACATATCTGCTG GATCTtgttgaaaaaattcaagcttccaaGGAGTCATGAat CTGCTTTCCAGCTGGGTCTTACAGAAGGAGAAATCAGTTACTTGCTCCAGGGGATACATCGAGTTCAAACTCCCCAGCCAGGAACAAATGAGGAAAATACACATGTTGAAGAGGATGGGCACATAAAGCAGAAGGAAATTGGTTCAGAGGATATCTGCTCTATTTGTCAAGAAGTGCTTTTAGAGAAAAAGCTTCCTGTCACCTTTTGCAG GTTTGGCTGTGGCAATAGTATTCATATAAAATGCATGAAGATCTTGACTAATTATCAGGATACAATGATGAACAACTCCATGTTGAAATGTCCTCTGTGCAGGAAAGACTTTGCACCATTAAAACTTATTTTAGAGGAATTCAAAAACTCTAGCAAACTTGTGACTGCAGCTGAGAAAGAGCGATTGGACAAACACCTTGGAATTCCCTGTAATAACTGTAAACAATTTCCAATTGAAGGGAAGTGTTACAA GTGTACTGAATGTATTGAATATCACTTATGCCAGGAATGTTTTGGTAACTGCTGCCATCTTTCCCATACATTTATGTTTCGTGAG agaagaaaccaaaaatggAGGCCACTAGAAAAAAGATCAAATGAAATTGTAAAATATACAGGTATGGAAGAAGAGATACcacattttcaaaaaaagaaaag CCAGGTTTATACACCAAAACAGATCGTAAAGTCACTGCCTTTCTTACTGATTACAAAGAATAGTAAATTGCTTGCTCCAGGCTACCAGTGTCGACTTTGTCTGAAGGCATTTCATCTTGGTCAGCATATAAGATTGCTACCATGTACTCACAAG tttcacagGAAATGTATTGACAACTGGTTACTTCACAAATGCAATTCCTGCCCTATTGATAGACAAGTTATATATAATCCTTTAATCTGTAAAGATACAGCAACGAATGGACAAGCACATCAGTCGGTTTCAAACACAGACGTCATTCATCCATCAAAGCAGGAAGAACCAGAACTTTTTATTCCTGGTACTAGACTAGTCTTAAAGCAAAATAGACTTGGAATTTTACCTGGCATACCTCAAGGGAATTCTGAAAAGTTGAATACACCTCAAAGTTCAACAGATATGTGTCAGAATATAATAATAGATAATCTACACTCTATTGAATTAGGCGATTCAAATTCAAGAAATTTAATCTATGAATATAAAATTAGCCAACATTTCCCCAGGTATCTTCAAGATTTACCCACTGGATCACTTGGGAAAATGTCATCTCAAACATGTCTTCCTTCTATTAATCACAAGGTTATATGTCCTACTACACTGGGAAGCTCATGTATCAGTGACACTGGTCAAAGCCAGAAGATGATCAAAGACTCTAAGCATATTAAGCACCGTCCACAGAAGTCTCTTGGTACTAAAATAAGAGAGAACAGCAGGAGGTCAAATACTTTACTTCCAGAGGATTTAAATCTTATTGTCAATTGGGGTAAAACTAAACTTAGTTTGTCTAAAAGGTATGATAATTGTATGGGTAAAATGGAACAAAAACGTAGTCGTTTATCGAGAAGGCCTATATCTCACCCTTTAAGTACAAAAAGTACTGAGCTATCATTAATAATGGAAGGAGTTCAattgtaa